TTGCTGCCTATTGTGTTTAGGGGatacaatattttcaaaactgaTCTTGCTTGACTTAAGATGTACGTAGTCAAAACTGAGGATGGACATCATCAATCACAAAACGAGATGCTTTAGACTCCGATCAATCCTTACGGATGAAGTTGTTGCAGAGATCATCATCGCCGAGCCTGTTTGTAAGACATTCGTAGAGCTAGAGAACTGCATTTATATAAGCAACCCTTCACAACATACTAAATAAAATCTACCTAGAGGCAGCGCATTGTATTTAAGACACGAATTGGCAAACTTTGGATACTATTCACGATTATGTCAACTCACTTGAAAAGGATAAATCGGTTTATCACAAAGATATGAAACACCAAGAGAATGTTTATTTTTAGACGTACTGACAACAGTAACCACAATATCTTTTGGTATTACTAAGCCGAATTATAGAAGACTTCATTATCTCCACGGCAAGAGTTGggtggttataattttagtgaAGGCGGCATCATTGAGGGCTTTGTCAAAAGGGATTTGGGCGAGCTCAAGGATAATAAGAGCATTTGATGGACTAAAAGATGATAAAAGCTCATTTCTGCATTGGTCTCTTAGATGTGGAATCTCATATTTGTCGGCAGCAAGAAAGAGTGACCGAACATgtttcttgagactctcagaaGAAATGGAGCCATCGACGATGTAGATGAACTCTACTAAAGCTATGACTTCTTCGTGTTTCATCTCCGAGAGAGTGACAGTCTCAACCAGCTTAGCTGAAGCCTTGAACTCATCTGATTCCAGTATCTTCTTGAACACCTCTGATCTTGCTACCTATTTAAAATTCCATTTATGTTGAGGGAACATCATCaacaatgattaaaaaaaaaaaaccaaataagagCCACTCTCAAAAACATTGCTACACTATAAGCATTTCTATAACTTTTCCCTAAATTGGATGAtgataaataaaagagaagaggagaagtaGGAAATACCAAGAAAAGCTTGTGGGCAAAGATAGCTGCACTCTATCACTGTCTCCTGCCTTGAGACGTACATCGGCTTGCCATTGTTCATTCAAGAGTTTCTTAAATCCACCTACGAAAACCTCTTTGTTGCTCTGTGTTGCCATTGCAAACCAAAACCTGAATGTGATTTGGTCGATGTTATAGAGGGatctataatttatataacttaACTCATGAGAGTTGATCAGAAACGTTCGAGTAACAAGGAATAAAGAGGTGTATTCGAGAAGTACTCTTGACGTTTGGACCAAATTAAGACTAACTCCTAAAGTCCTAATAGAAATATGAACGACTGATCGATTTTAACCGGAACTGATACAGCTTCGGTTACACGGCGCCGGCGGAGATGGGCTCTTCCACGCGGCAGATATATAAGAGGCGGGTCCGATTAGTCGTGATTCGTGAAAGGGAAGCTTTTTAGGGTTTGCTTTGATGTTGTGtttctatatcttttattttttgagtaaCAATATTAAATATGAGTATAAATATTCACAAATAATaacattgtattaaaatttgCGAGAAATAGAAATTTGTTGAAAATAGACACACAAGTAATAAATAATAGACACACAAGCATTAAAATGGGCCTAAAGTTATACTTTAAATTTGCCCGATATGGGCTTCTTCGATACAAAGTTAGattgccgacaaaaaaaaatatatataaataaataaacacaaacgCCATAATACATCAATCgactaagagcatctccaatagtcctctattttttcctttataatagagattctctataatagaggtgaatTTTATTCCAATTCAtctctatttttacctctaaaatagagattgctattttttcctctataatagaggaattctattttagaggtgagaatagaggtgggttggagtaaaactcacatctattataaagatctctactatagaggaaaaaaataagaaaaccattggagatggtctaaagCCGGTCCACAATTAAATATAATTGAGTTACGTCAACAACTTAGTACGCAAAACAGAGTTATTGTGTCTACAACTTGTACGCAAAATAGAGGAGGAATGACGGAGATTGGAAGTTGATCGGTCACTTCCGAATGATCATTGTGATTCGCCTTCTGGTTCCTCAAACCCCACGTTCCTATTGGTGTAAAGTATCGATTACAGTGTCCTGCCATGCCATACTAGTACACTGCCTAGTTGGAAGACATCGCATGCCTTGTTTTCACCTCAAAATTTCTCATGAGATATTCGTCTAGTAATAAAATGGGTTCAGATTGTTTAACTAGTGTGGTATATGAGTTTTGTCCCCATAAAATCTAACTTTGATATTTCAGTGCATCCATCCATGAGAAGTAATATCGAACAACTAAGAACTTACTTCATAGATGGTTATTGTTTTAAGCTACAACTTTACTCTTCTCGTAGCTTGTTATGATTCTGAAAAGGATATAACAGTAAGCAACATAACTCAGAGGTAAACTCATTAAAGTAATTAATCAATCGCCCACATGGGATTTACTTGAAGCAAAGATGTGAGTGGAGAAATTGGTATCTAAATTTCACTCGATAACAAAAGTAAACCACCTAATTGACTAATTCCAATGCCTAAAAAATAATAGTGTTAGGGTCTATGCTTACCATTGTGCACGACCACAATAATAACAGTGGAATCGATTGTTAGTAGTGGCTCGAAGAGAAGTCTTCATAATCGCCACTGTAAGATTTGGATGATTGACGACAAACAACTTGAACTCATCAGAGTCAGCAATCACGTTTAAATTGGTTTGGATACTATTGAAGGCAAAATTGGAGAGGGTAAAGTCAAAAGGGATTTGGGCGAGCTCAAAGATGCTAAGAGCGTTTGATGAATTCAAAGAAGATATTAGCTCGGTTCTGCACAGGTCCCGTAGATGCGGTATATCATATTTATCAGCTGCAAGATAGAGTGACCGAGCATGTTTCTTGAGACTGGCAGAAGAGAAAGAGCTGTCAACGCTGTAGATGAAATCAACTAAAGCCTCAACTTCTTCATGTTTCATCTCAGGGAGAGTGATTGTCTCTACTACCTTAGGCGAAGCCTTGATCCCGTCTGGTTCCAGCATCCTCTTAAACACCTCAGACCTTGCTGCCTATTTACGAAAATTTTCCATATTCGTTCAGCTcaataagattaaaaattgaAAGGCATTATTTAACactaagagagaagagaagggtGTTACTGTTACCAGAACAAGTTTGTGGGCGGGGATAGTAGCACCCTCAGCCTCATCACTGTCTCCAGCCTTGAGCTGAACATCGGATTGCCACTGTTCTGTCAATAGTTTCCTAAATCCACCCAAGAAACCATCTTTGTTGCTCGATTTTTCCAttgcaaaaaccaaaacctgacTGTGGAGATAAATCAATTGGAAACGATGTTAAACAATAGCATATACCAAAACAAGTTTTTACAAAACGAAGCTCAGATAAAAAATTCCAGGAGCGAGCAAAGAGACATGTATGTTTAAAGACATTCCAAGTAAAGTAACCAACGCAAACTTATCGACATGCGAAATTTGAATCGAAATctaccagaagaagaagaccactCTTTTTTATACAAGTTAGTAACTGCTATAAGAATTGAGAAACGTTTTCTAGTACCACAGAACAATCGAGGAGAAAGTTTAAGAGCGAGAACTACCAATATTCAAACAATCAAAGCAATAAAACAATGGTTTCTCTAAACAAtcttttgattaatagaaaatatgtttacaagtttgttctaaacaatcTTCTATTCAAACAAGTTAGTTTGATCACATACCTATCTTAGAAATTTCTCAAGAAATCTCAAGCCCTCTCTAGGTTCGTAGCTTTTAagctaaaacttaattgttaGGTAATTTTTCTCTTGTTTGACCGTCTTAGCACCCTATTTATAGAACAAGGGTCTAAGCTGTACAACAAGAAAACTAACTATTCTATTTCTTTTCTAATAGGAATCAGACAatttccaatttcttttttttttatggattagGAAATTTTCCTTGTTCTTCACGTTTACGTTTCTTCTTCAGAAAGTTACGGCGGAATTCGAGAAACTCTCTCGTGGCTCGACAAAATATAGGATTCAACAGACTGATTGATCAATTCCACCGGAGACGACCTTCTCTGTCACGCGGCAGTGACAAACCCACTTGAGGTGGGAGTGAAAAAGACCTAATTCTttaatctattattattattattttatattattattattattattattattattattattattatatatacatttttaaatacatttatgaaaaaaatcctAGACTtggtacttatttacaaagaatGCCATTGgattaattttttgaaattgatAAGTTGGGTTTTGACGACATAACTCATTCCTAGTCCACTTGAAATCTAAATTTTTGTCttcaagatattaagataaTAAACATTAAATAGAGACAGATTTATTAACCATGGAGATGATCACGAACGAGAATTATGATCAAATCTCTTGATTCCCAAATATTTCCCCCTAATAGTTTATCTTAAAAAGTTaagggtgcaaatggttgcaaggttgaagagattgaacaggttgaaaaaatttattcaaccaattttcaccatttgcattgAAAATGTTGAAGAGGTTGGAAAAACTTATTCAGCCTGTTCAACttaaaaagtatgaaaaataaactaatcctacaacAAAAGTGTTCAGCTTGTttaaccactattttggagatgaatgagttgaatattattcagcccaattttgttcaacccattttttcaattttaagcaaccatttgcaccctaAATATTAAATAGACAGAGATTTATTACCTTCGACGATGATCCTAACCGAGATTTGTGTTCAAACTTTTTGATTCCCaccaatcatttattttctaaatcaatcaagagaaacataattaaatatcaaaatatatcatatcccataaaaattccataaaaaaCCAATATAGTTATTATCTCTCTAATTTTTTGCTTGATCGGATATTTTTTGGAGGTGTAAAGATGTATTGGTCGACCTAATCGTTTGCCTATAAATATTACTAACCTAAAACTCCATTATGCATAAGCAATCACATCTACACTCACAATAAACCTTAAACACTCTTCATTTAATTCCCTATGGCTGCTACTTTTGACTCTTTTTGATCCCTATAACAGGGTAACGAAGCAGAAAGAGAAAGGAGTGAGGAATAAGAGGCGAGACTTATCATTGCTGATGTTCACGGCGGCAATATGACGTGATGGACGGTGACATGATACCACAATCCTCTGTTTGCTTCCGATTCCATGAATTCTCGTTGGATAGAGGGATCACCTTGATgcaagaaagagatagagagaaagatacACGGGTTCGCTTTCGTTGGCTCTAGATTGGAATAGATCTGGTATTCTGGGGATGAAAACGATTTGTAGTCGAAATGGTTTTCAGTAGCTAATATATATTACAGTATATAGATTTTCGATCATACTAGTTAgaaacaattgatataaatcaaattttacaaaaaaaaatattccgcCATTTTAATCGACTTGCACaacaataaatacaaaagtgttaaatgatatagagataaaacaaccaaaattacaaagtcaaattatagtatactcatataattataaaaatataagactattatctctacattgtaaataaaaaagaaaaataaaaaacagtatatttgttgactaaattaaatttaatgaacaATAAGGATAtactaactatataataaaccacTACATATAGATAATGGAAATTATacattacataatatattgatgtaaaactatagtacatcttataaatacaaaaaatattattcacatatgtaattaatataataaaaaattggattttgtaTTTCTAGATAATATCTAGTTTTGGGAATATAAACAAACAGGTTTTATCTGTTCTGATAAAATCCCACTTGATTCTCTCTCGGTATAACTAAACCGACGAATGGTGGTAAAATTGTTCTCACCCATTTTTCAAACTTGATGGTTTTTaacttttaccaaaaacaaattacTTCGTTATGGATTTGTTGTATATCAGTAAagaaaattttcgatttttttttaaatgtgaacaaaaagaaaaatatatgcgttaaatatttttgtaaaagaaaaaaaatgtaaactgcaaaataaaactatatattaaaactgtggaatttatcttcttgttctgtttctgaaAACGATCTAACGGTaacataaatgaaaaattaaatcatGAAAGTGTAATCACACCcattgaatttgtttgaagCAAAGATGTGAGTGGTGATGTTggtataattgaaaatatttgtgAGTGTTTTAAAGTAAAAAGTATGAGCCTTTCTTAATATTTGTTAATGGTTTCGAAAGTTAAGTGTCACAGGGATGACAGCACAATGAGGAGATAGGAAAATGCAAATTGCAGGAAGCTGTAGCTATTTACTCACCATGACATATtcggtttgaatttttttttaaatgggatGTCAACGTTTCATCATTTCAAACTAAAGTCTTAAAGATATGATCATTGCGCATCTTATGTTAAAACCGATATCTTTGCTGTTTTCGTATCATTAGCTTTATTGTTTAACAGTTTCCTGCCATTATTTCTGAGAGACTAGAGTACACTGCCGAGTTTGAGGAGATCGCCTGCCTTGTTTTCCATCTCTGTCGAGTTTTCGCATTGTGAACCACAAAATTATCATGAGAGATCCTAGTAATATAATAGACCCTAAAATGGGTTTAAATTGTTTAACTAGTGTggtatatgagttttttttaaattgctaGAGTTTAACTTTGATATTTCAATGCATCCATCCATGAGGACTAAACTATATCGAACAGCTAAGAGCTTACTTCATTGACGGTGATTGATTTAAGCTGGAAGAAAAAAGAGGTAACATCTAGTGGCGGCCTATACACTATAGTAAGTAGATCTCCCTGTTTCTCACCCTTAAAAAGACAGAGTGGTCCACAAGCAAAGTATCGTGATTGGCTCTGTTTCACTGGCTCTGTATTACACACATACCTACATTCTTTGtgtatataaaagaaagatgttAATGGTTGTAGATAGACATGAAGTGACACGACAAGTCAGAATAGAAAAGTTTAGGAATCTATGCATGGTGGAACTAGTAAGGTCTTGTCGAGTCGAGGTATCTGTAGGAAACATTATCTTTAACAGTTAACAGTATTACCACTTTGGCACTGGCTGTGTTTGTAGTCAAGAAATATAAAGACCATCGTGAAATGAGAATAAAGAATCTTTCTGAGAAAGAATCTTTTCCTATTTGTGGTTATACGTTTGACCCTTAATTTCTCTCAATGTCTTTCTCATAGATATCTAGTAGCTAACACCTAAGTTACCCCAATCTCATGCTTCAGCTCACTGCAACTTGCAGTGTGAAGCCAACAAAAATATCCTGTCATATCGTTTTCAGTCGTATCCTAAATCCTCGAGCAAATCTTTTGATCATTTACACTTCTGTACTCTTTGCTCTATTTTGATGGCTCTTGATCAAATGCTAATAAACCGTTACGCTTTTTCGGGTGTACCTGGACTTGTTTCTTACGATCGTTCAATCGCGGTAATGAAAATCTTAAATTTAcgtacaaacttttaaattatggTAAAATCTCACACTCTTTTTGCAATAATTAGATTTGACAACCTTTGTAACAAAATGATTCCAATTGAGGAACCGAAAGAGAAATAAAGTAAttgcatattaaaaaaaacgtgGTTTCATTATATGGATTTTGGACCCAAATTCATTTTATTGGGCAGTCTTTTACGGTAAAAGTCAAATCCCTGAAATGGTTGGAAATATATTTCCCCATTCTTTCTTTGGTAATGTTTGTTACGTGTTGTTCTCAGCATCTCACGCTCCATAATATATATGAGCTCATCAAATAACAAAAccctttttgtcattttctaaaacaattttgGGATTTTGCAATGGACCCaataatgtaaataattttttttccttgtgtGTCATAgacatattatttgttttgacattttttacagactttaatattatttaaatatattgatcTATCCTGATCAACAGATCAATTAAAATCCAATGTGTattccaccacgatctagtggtatcgttgtaacacttcaggatcaaATCCATagagaccaaacaattgcaCTATAAAACTATGAAGATCAAATATAgttaagacaaaagaaaagtttgtgaatcaaataactatctaaaaacgGAAATAAACAAACTGTTTtaattcaaaagagaaaacattgggTGTAAGGAATCATTAGGGATTATGATCACGAATTTAGATGATAGGTTGGGAAAGCATTAGATATCgctcttgaactcaaatctcgaaaGTAAAACTAACATACTGTCGCAACGTTAGTTATCTATACAAGaaattgattaaattctaaaccgtcgtttgaatctagcaatccaagcaagcaataagttcaagtttgatctattcacaaggtgcctcaacttcaactttcgttggctaaggtccaccttgctcacctaagttcttttccagcaactcaacaacacttttggtgccacgatgaattaaacctatgatcataaactaggtagttAATCTAGTGTAGGCTTTAACAACAACTatagatgaaaaacaaaagagatcaaccccaaatctaaaacaccatcattagagaatcataaaatCCCTTTTGAAACCGAAACCCAATAgataaactactcagacatggagataaaagaacagcaaaacaaagatgaagaagacataattgaattgcaaaagaaaataaataaaaagggttcagaaatcttctccaaagtgttagagaggattagagatcttctcccaaaggttacaagtactcaaaagctgcgtagaataaaagttGTCTTTTTAGAGGTCGAGCCCcgtgcttaaatagtaaaataaaatcctaaaagttggtttaaaacaaaaaaggaaaggttgcttcgggtacgggatcggtcgatcccgaATGTAGATTGGCCGATCCCGGATGCTTTTTtctgtttgctccatctgcttgctagtccgatcagtcttcaccaaattggcttcagatgcttgtcttcatccccaaaa
The sequence above is drawn from the Camelina sativa cultivar DH55 chromosome 4, Cs, whole genome shotgun sequence genome and encodes:
- the LOC104782525 gene encoding putative BTB/POZ domain-containing protein At2g40450 gives rise to the protein MEKSSNKDGFLGGFRKLLTEQWQSDVQLKAGDSDEAEGATIPAHKLVLAARSEVFKRMLEPDGIKASPKVVETITLPEMKHEEVEALVDFIYSVDSSFSSASLKKHARSLYLAADKYDIPHLRDLCRTELISSLNSSNALSIFELAQIPFDFTLSNFAFNSIQTNLNVIADSDEFKLFVVNHPNLTVAIMKTSLRATTNNRFHCYYCGRAQW